In Amia ocellicauda isolate fAmiCal2 chromosome 16, fAmiCal2.hap1, whole genome shotgun sequence, the following proteins share a genomic window:
- the snx4 gene encoding sorting nexin-4 isoform X1, protein MADSGSEEVAVIVNTDLTDAEGQENQNNTAVEEGSTLLKKMEISVAEAEKRTGKNAVNMQETYTVYLIETRAIDALTEGQSPAPDSLWRRYSEFELLRNYLLVTYPFIVVPPLPEKRAEFVWHKLSADNMDPDFVERRRIGLENFLLRVASHTVLSKDSIFYQFLTQENGWKDVVYDTGFQAKADSRLKALNATFRVKNPDKRFTELKHYSDELQSVISQLLRVRARVADRLYGVYKVHGNYGRVFSEWSAIEREMGDGLQSAGHHMDAYAASVDDILEEEEHYADQLKEYLFYSEALRAVCRKHELTQYELETAAQDLTSKKQQREELATGTVRTFSLKGMTTKLFGQETPEQREAKLKVLEEQIIEGEEAVKSKNAECEEYVQSARVDIERFKSQKDQDLKEALISYAVMQISMCKKGIQVWTNAKECFSKM, encoded by the exons ATGGCGGACTCGGGCAGCGAAGAGGTAGCCGTGATCGTAAACACCGACCTGACTGATGCCGAGGGGCAGGAGAACCAGAACAACACG GCGGTTGAGGAAGGCTCTACTCTTCTGAAGAAAATGGAGATCAGTGTTGCCGAGGCAGAGAAAAGAACAGGGAAGAATGCCGTGAACATGCAGGAGACCTATACGGTTTACCTCATAGAAACACG GGCCATCGATGCTCTCACAGAAGGACAGAGCCCGGCCCCCGACTCTCTGTGGAGGCGATACAGTGAATTTGAGTTGCTGAGGAACTACTTGTTAGTTACCTATCCATTCATTGTCGTGCCCCCTCTGCCTGAGAAAAGG GCTGAATTTGTGTGGCACAAATTATCAGCTGATAACATGGATCCCGATTTCGTGGAGAGACGACGAATCGGGCTGGAGAACTTCTTGCTTCGCGTTGCTTCTCACACTGTGCTTTCGAAGGACAGTATTTTTTATCAGTTTCTGACACAG GAAAATGGATGGAAGGACGTTGTGTACGATACAGGATTCCAGGCGAAG gcTGATTCAAGACTGAAAGCTTTGAATGCCACTTTCAGGGTAAAGAACCCAGACAA GAGATTTACGGAGCTGAAACACTATAGTGATGAACTGCAGTCAGTCATTTCGCAGCTGCTTCGAGTCAGAGCT AGAGTTGCAGATCGTCTGTATGGCGTTTACAAGGTCCATGGAAACTACGGGCGAGTCTTCAG TGAATGGAGTGCCAtagagagggagatgggggaCGGGCTGCAAAGCGCTGGGCACCACATGGATGC GTATGCGGCGTCAGTGGACGATATCCTGGAAGAGGAGGAGCACTACGCAGACCAGCTGAAGGAGTATCTCTTCTACTCCGAAGCTTTGCG GGCCGTATGCCGGAAACACGAGCTCACGCAGTACGAGCTGGAGACGGCAGCTCAAGATCTAACCTCCAAGAAGCAGCAGCGGGAAGAATTGGCAACTGGg ACGGTGAGGACGTTCTCCTTGAAAGGCATGACTACCAAGCTTTTTGGCCAGGAGACTCCCGAGCAGAGGGAAGCCAAGCTGAAGGTCTTGGAGGAGCAGATCATCGAGGGGGAGGAAGCTGTGAAGTCCAAGAATGCTGAGTGCGA AGAATACGTCCAGAGTGCCAGGGTGGACATTGAGCGGTTTAAAAGCCAGAAGGACCAGGATCTAAAAGAGGCTCTTATCAGCTATGCAGTTATGCAGATTAGCATGTGTAAAAAG gGAATTCAAGTGTGGACCAATGCTAAGGAATGTTTCAGCAAAATGTGA
- the znf148 gene encoding zinc finger protein 148 has translation MNLDEKLEGILLKCSSVAGMQASRGLGAPEAAEVEHGAGLGPALGDRGMTHDDLLVDEDEDDDEHLQAGRLPQHELIPHHDELMVHEETVKNDEEEHEMHERLSHELHYAMHLPVSVKQEIKLAEEAMQLKKEKKQAREMADCQKKKKRKQRSPAKILTINEDGSLGLKSPKSHVCEHCNAAFRTNYHLQRHVFIHTGEKPFQCSQCDMRFIQKYLLQRHEKIHTGEKPFRCDECGMKFIQKYHMERHKRTHSGEKPYQCEYCHQYFSRTDRVLKHKRMCHENRDRKAIKAAAKAGLLGSEEELGFSLPPKESSLPKKKRQKTGDKSRTSATLPEKDLHSEEKLEPKAGKNDYLPLYAIASKVKDEYMVAEYSVELPHSSLGGRHLGESSSEEMNPTKLVLKKVPSKRSQKQPLEQSQNMAALSSFEDGKVAKYTFELVDKQSLLDTESNTDMDQVDALQEGPSKPVASSTNYDDAMQFLKKKRYLQAAANNSRDYALNVGTIASQPSVTQAAVASVIDESATASILDAQTLNVEIKSNHDKNVIPDEVLQTLLDHYSNKANGQPEISFSVTDTEVTSSISINSSDVSEVSQAETIGPNSQAPSTEKASMLQEYSKFLQQALERTSQNDAYLNNQSLTFVTESQSLSNQPLFSTMDKPYALTNRFRSGMNSPLRSSSEKSHFGLIVGDSQHSFSFSGDETNHSSVSPAEDFLEQVTSSKKSDSQAIHQAFQIGTFEQNFRSQFGSSRSGISSQFNTANGQVSLRGPGSSTDFAEFSLVNVTESRPQMSSSPDATTSQTFG, from the exons ATGAACCTCGACGAGAAGCTGGAAGGCATCCTTCTGAAATGCAGCAGCGTGGCGGGCATGCAGGCGTCCCGGGGGCTTGGTGCTCCGGAGGCGGCGGAGGTGGAGCACGGCGCGGGGTTGGGGCCGGCCCTGGGCGACCGGGGCATGACGCACGACGACCTACTGGtcgacgaggacgaggacgatGACGAGCACCTGCAGGCCGGCCGGCTCCCGCAGCACGAGCTCATCCCGCACCACGACGAGCTCATGGTCCACGAGGAGACGGTGAAGAACGATGAGGAGGAGCACGAGATGCACGAACGGCTCTCCCACGAACTGCACTACGCCATGCACTTGCCC GTAAGCGTCAAACAGGAAATAAAGCTGGCAGAGGAAGCGATGCagctgaaaaaggagaagaagcAGGCGAGAGAAATGGCTGATTgtcagaaaaagaagaaaagaaagcagcGTTCTCCTGCTAAG ATTCTTACCATTAATGAAGATGGTTCTCTGGGACTTAAGAGCCCCAAGTCCCATGTTTGCGAGCACTGCAACGCTGCCTTTCGAACCAACTACCATTTACAGAGACATGTCTTCATCCATACAG GTGAAAAGCCATTTCAGTGCAGCCAGTGCGATATGCGTTTCATCCAGAAGTACCTGCTACAAAGACATGAAAAGATTCACACTG GTGAAAAACCGTTTCGCTGTGATGAATGTGGCATGAAGTTTATACAGAAATACCACATGGAGCGACACAAGAGAACCCACAGTGGAGAGAAACCGTACCAGTGTGAATACTGCCACCAA TACTTTTCAAGGACCGATCGTGTGCTCAAACACAAGCGGATGTGCCACGAGAACCGGGACAGGAAGGCAATCAAAGCTGCGGCTAAAGCTGGTCTGCTAGGAAGCGAGGAAGAGTTAGGCTTCTCCTTGCCTCCAAAGGAAAGTTCCCTGCCAAAGAAGAAGCGACAGAAGACTGGTGACAAGTCGAGGACGTCGGCGACGCTTCCGGAGAAAGACCTGCACAGCGAGGAGAAGCTGGAACCGAAGGCCGGTAAGAACGACTACCTGCCTCTGTACGCGATTGCTTCCAAAGTGAAAGACGAATACATGGTGGCGGAGTACTCTGTAGAGCTGCCTCACTCGTCCCTCGGTGGCAGGCACTTGGGTGAGTCGTCCTCGGAGGAGATGAACCCGACCAAATTAGTCCTGAAGAAAGTCCCCAGCAAGAGGAGCCAGAAGCAACCTCTGGAGCAAAGCCAGAACATGGCCGCCTTGTCTTCGTTCGAGGATGGAAAAGTCGCCAAGTACACTTTCGAGCTCGTGGACAAGCAAAGCCTTCTAGACACGGAGAGTAACACGGACATGGACCAGGTAGACGCCCTTCAGGAGGGCCCAAGCAAACCAGTCGCCAGCAGTACGAACTATGACGACGCCATGCAGTTCTTAAAGAAGAAAAGGTACCTGCAGGCGGCGGCCAATAACAGTAGGGATTATGCCCTCAACGTGGGCACCATAGCCTCCCAGCCCTCCGTCACTCAGGCAGCCGTGGCCAGCGTCATCGACGAGAGTGCCACTGCCTCCATCCTGGACGCTCAGACCTTAAACGTTGAGATTAAATCAAACCACGACAAGAATGTTATTCCTGACGAGGTCCTTCAAACCTTGCTGGATCACTATTCCAACAAGGCCAATGGCCAGCCCGAGATATCCTTCAGTGTGACCGACACGGAGGTGACCTCGAGCATATCCATCAACTCCTCGGACGTCTCCGAGGTGAGCCAGGCGGAGACGATCGGGCCGAACTCCCAGGCCCCCTCGACGGAGAAAGCCAGCATGCTCCAGGAATACTCCAAGTTCCTTCAGCAAGCCTTGGAGAGAACCAGCCAGAATGATGCCTATTTAAACAACCAGAGCCTTACCTTTGTGACCGAGAGTCAGAGTCTTTCCAACCAGCCTTTGTTTTCCACCATGGATAAACCGTACGCTTTGACGAACCGCTTCCGGTCGGGGATGAACTCTCCTCTGAGGTCCTCCTCGGAGAAATCCCACTTCGGGCTCATCGTCGGAGACTCGCAGCACTCATTCTCGTTCTCGGGGGATGAGACGAATCATTCTTCGGTCTCCCCTGCGGAAGACTTCCTCGAGCAGGTAACGTCATCGAAGAAAAGCGATTCCCAGGCGATCCACCAGGCCTTTCAGATTGGCACCTTCGAGCAGAATTTCCGGTCCCAGTTCGGGAGCTCTCGGTCTGGAATCTCTTCCCAGTTCAATACTGCCAATGGACAAGTGAGTCTCCGTGGACCTGGGTCCAGCACAGACTTCGCAGAGTTCTCTCTGGTTAACGTCACAGAGAGTAGACCACAAATGTCTTCTTCACCAGATGCCACAACCAGCCAAACCTTTGGCTGa
- the snx4 gene encoding sorting nexin-4 isoform X2: protein MKAVEEGSTLLKKMEISVAEAEKRTGKNAVNMQETYTVYLIETRAIDALTEGQSPAPDSLWRRYSEFELLRNYLLVTYPFIVVPPLPEKRAEFVWHKLSADNMDPDFVERRRIGLENFLLRVASHTVLSKDSIFYQFLTQENGWKDVVYDTGFQAKADSRLKALNATFRVKNPDKRFTELKHYSDELQSVISQLLRVRARVADRLYGVYKVHGNYGRVFSEWSAIEREMGDGLQSAGHHMDAYAASVDDILEEEEHYADQLKEYLFYSEALRAVCRKHELTQYELETAAQDLTSKKQQREELATGTVRTFSLKGMTTKLFGQETPEQREAKLKVLEEQIIEGEEAVKSKNAECEEYVQSARVDIERFKSQKDQDLKEALISYAVMQISMCKKGIQVWTNAKECFSKM, encoded by the exons ATGAAG GCGGTTGAGGAAGGCTCTACTCTTCTGAAGAAAATGGAGATCAGTGTTGCCGAGGCAGAGAAAAGAACAGGGAAGAATGCCGTGAACATGCAGGAGACCTATACGGTTTACCTCATAGAAACACG GGCCATCGATGCTCTCACAGAAGGACAGAGCCCGGCCCCCGACTCTCTGTGGAGGCGATACAGTGAATTTGAGTTGCTGAGGAACTACTTGTTAGTTACCTATCCATTCATTGTCGTGCCCCCTCTGCCTGAGAAAAGG GCTGAATTTGTGTGGCACAAATTATCAGCTGATAACATGGATCCCGATTTCGTGGAGAGACGACGAATCGGGCTGGAGAACTTCTTGCTTCGCGTTGCTTCTCACACTGTGCTTTCGAAGGACAGTATTTTTTATCAGTTTCTGACACAG GAAAATGGATGGAAGGACGTTGTGTACGATACAGGATTCCAGGCGAAG gcTGATTCAAGACTGAAAGCTTTGAATGCCACTTTCAGGGTAAAGAACCCAGACAA GAGATTTACGGAGCTGAAACACTATAGTGATGAACTGCAGTCAGTCATTTCGCAGCTGCTTCGAGTCAGAGCT AGAGTTGCAGATCGTCTGTATGGCGTTTACAAGGTCCATGGAAACTACGGGCGAGTCTTCAG TGAATGGAGTGCCAtagagagggagatgggggaCGGGCTGCAAAGCGCTGGGCACCACATGGATGC GTATGCGGCGTCAGTGGACGATATCCTGGAAGAGGAGGAGCACTACGCAGACCAGCTGAAGGAGTATCTCTTCTACTCCGAAGCTTTGCG GGCCGTATGCCGGAAACACGAGCTCACGCAGTACGAGCTGGAGACGGCAGCTCAAGATCTAACCTCCAAGAAGCAGCAGCGGGAAGAATTGGCAACTGGg ACGGTGAGGACGTTCTCCTTGAAAGGCATGACTACCAAGCTTTTTGGCCAGGAGACTCCCGAGCAGAGGGAAGCCAAGCTGAAGGTCTTGGAGGAGCAGATCATCGAGGGGGAGGAAGCTGTGAAGTCCAAGAATGCTGAGTGCGA AGAATACGTCCAGAGTGCCAGGGTGGACATTGAGCGGTTTAAAAGCCAGAAGGACCAGGATCTAAAAGAGGCTCTTATCAGCTATGCAGTTATGCAGATTAGCATGTGTAAAAAG gGAATTCAAGTGTGGACCAATGCTAAGGAATGTTTCAGCAAAATGTGA